One window of the Chlamydiota bacterium genome contains the following:
- a CDS encoding AAA family ATPase has translation MKKIASIGRGGVGKTCFIAGLARVLSEKGPLLLIDADPDQNLAEAMGVEVEREGVKSISELLFDVKAGRIDPRLEKAPLTEKVDYLLSHHGLYEGERFDLFSLGTKWSEGCYCRPNSILKGLIARLEGGYRFVLIDSPAGLEHLNRRITASIDDIFAVVGGSKKALDNARRARRIAEEIQIRFERFYLAAGYDYPPERIGDLSADPAFTCCGTLARDPEVARVSLAGGSIFALPDDSPFIASIRAIARTAGYL, from the coding sequence GTGAAGAAGATCGCGTCGATCGGGCGTGGAGGCGTGGGGAAGACCTGTTTCATCGCGGGCCTCGCCCGCGTGCTCTCCGAGAAAGGGCCGCTCCTCCTGATCGACGCCGATCCCGACCAGAACCTCGCCGAGGCGATGGGCGTGGAGGTCGAGCGGGAGGGGGTCAAGAGCATCTCGGAGCTCCTCTTCGACGTGAAGGCGGGCCGCATCGATCCCCGGCTCGAGAAGGCGCCGCTGACGGAGAAGGTGGACTACCTCCTGAGCCATCACGGGCTCTACGAGGGGGAACGGTTCGACCTGTTCTCCCTCGGCACAAAATGGTCGGAGGGATGCTACTGCCGGCCGAACAGCATCCTCAAGGGGCTCATCGCGCGGCTCGAGGGGGGCTACCGCTTCGTCCTCATCGACTCGCCGGCCGGTCTCGAGCACCTGAACCGGAGGATCACCGCCTCGATCGACGACATCTTCGCCGTCGTCGGGGGGTCGAAGAAGGCCCTCGACAACGCGCGGAGGGCGAGGAGAATCGCGGAGGAGATCCAGATCCGCTTCGAGCGGTTCTATTTGGCGGCGGGGTACGACTACCCGCCGGAGAGGATCGGGGATCTCTCCGCGGATCCCGCGTTCACCTGCTGCGGCACGCTCGCCCGCGATCCGGAGGTCGCCCGCGTCAGCCTCGCGGGAGGATCGATCTTCGCCCTCCCGGACGATTCGCCGTTCATCGCATCGATCCGCGCCATCGCCCGCACTGCGGGCTACCTCTAA
- a CDS encoding acetate kinase produces the protein MKILVLNSGSSSIKYQVFDIDSRETLLAKGLIERIGLKNSAVAHSVSEKPPFSRTGEIRDHTVAIEEILSLLTHPEQGVVRDLREIEGVGHRIVHGGEKFAESVLVDDAVYAAIKECVELAPLHNPPNLLGIEACRKLLPGVPQAAVFDTAFHQTMPPRAYAYAIPYRMYLTHKIRRYGFHGTSHMYVSREAARLLARPLESLKIVTCHLGNGCSVAAVDSGVSVDTSMGFTPLEGLVMGSRSGDLDPYVPLYLMERERMGISEMSDLLNKKSGLVGICGKKDMRDIIEDARAGSKAALLAIEVFTYRVAKYIGAYAAAMNGLDAIVFTAGMGERSAPIRSRILAFATFLGLEVDEEKNRRGETIFSTPRSKVAAMMIPTNEELVIARDTHRLITARARA, from the coding sequence ATGAAGATCCTCGTCCTCAACTCCGGCTCCTCCTCGATCAAGTACCAGGTCTTCGATATCGACTCCCGCGAGACCCTTCTCGCGAAGGGGCTCATCGAACGGATCGGGCTGAAGAATTCCGCGGTGGCGCACTCCGTCTCCGAGAAGCCACCGTTTTCGCGGACCGGCGAGATCCGGGATCACACCGTCGCCATCGAGGAGATCCTCTCCCTCCTCACCCATCCAGAGCAGGGCGTGGTGCGCGACCTCCGCGAGATCGAGGGGGTCGGACACCGGATCGTGCACGGCGGCGAGAAGTTCGCCGAGTCGGTCCTCGTCGACGACGCGGTGTACGCGGCGATCAAGGAGTGCGTCGAGCTCGCCCCGCTCCACAACCCGCCGAACCTCCTCGGCATCGAGGCGTGCCGGAAACTTTTGCCGGGCGTCCCGCAGGCGGCGGTCTTCGACACCGCGTTCCACCAGACGATGCCTCCGCGGGCGTACGCGTACGCAATCCCGTACAGGATGTACCTCACGCACAAGATCCGCCGCTACGGCTTCCACGGCACCTCGCACATGTACGTCTCCCGGGAGGCGGCGCGCCTCCTCGCCAGGCCGCTCGAATCGCTCAAGATCGTCACCTGCCATCTCGGGAACGGCTGCAGCGTGGCCGCGGTGGACAGCGGCGTCTCCGTGGACACCTCGATGGGGTTCACCCCGCTCGAGGGGCTGGTGATGGGCTCCCGGAGCGGCGACCTCGATCCGTACGTGCCGCTCTACCTGATGGAGCGGGAGCGGATGGGGATCTCGGAGATGAGCGATCTCCTCAACAAGAAGAGCGGCCTCGTCGGGATCTGCGGCAAGAAGGACATGCGCGACATCATCGAGGACGCGCGCGCCGGGTCGAAGGCGGCGCTCCTGGCCATCGAGGTCTTCACCTACCGCGTCGCCAAGTATATCGGCGCCTACGCCGCGGCGATGAACGGCCTCGACGCGATCGTCTTCACCGCGGGGATGGGCGAACGGAGCGCCCCGATACGCTCCCGCATCCTCGCCTTCGCGACCTTCCTCGGCCTCGAGGTGGACGAGGAGAAAAACCGGCGCGGCGAGACGATCTTCTCCACGCCCCGGTCGAAGGTCGCCGCGATGATGATCCCCACGAACGAGGAGCTGGTCATCGCCCGTGACACGCACCGCCTGATCACGGCGCGGGCCCGCGCGTAG
- a CDS encoding VWA domain-containing protein — MRKASVVVLAAATLCVPAAPGPAEMDGVPGAPPRHSAPGISAASTPARPSVRNILCVSRSAAGREFLANAFAAEDVETRVGGPELVPDNVKDFLAYDCVVLSNIPRASLGDARMRALARYVRDYGGGLVVLGGPGSLGAAYRGTPLEAMLPVTMGGGNRFGKREALPLCIVLLVDKSGSMGEGFGGKMLAARRAVGELLTQMQSNDMVGIIPFDSSYSVLVPLGPVGDDRERIVNLVRRLQTGGDTRLAGPLEEALRQFQDSACRVKRVILITDGMTKDISEYDYRGLIADYTRNGVAISAMDIGRKDGSHFLRALALGTGGDYTHLGDVDELPLALLRDARKSMVESGLISGSVVPKLGGKSAILEEIRRGQIPEVRGYVILSARPGADVALYSDLRGEKDPLLASWRFGRGRTVVWASDVEGRWSGGSGAAERSAGFWARVLRWAGRARR; from the coding sequence ATGAGAAAAGCTTCCGTTGTTGTCCTCGCCGCCGCGACGCTCTGCGTCCCCGCTGCGCCAGGCCCCGCGGAGATGGACGGTGTCCCGGGTGCGCCGCCGCGGCACTCCGCGCCGGGAATCTCCGCGGCATCCACCCCCGCCCGACCCTCCGTGCGGAACATCCTCTGCGTGAGCCGCTCGGCCGCGGGGAGGGAGTTCCTCGCGAACGCGTTCGCGGCGGAGGATGTCGAGACGCGCGTCGGGGGCCCCGAACTAGTGCCGGACAACGTCAAGGATTTCCTCGCCTACGACTGCGTCGTCCTCTCCAACATCCCCCGCGCCTCCCTCGGCGACGCGCGGATGCGGGCGCTCGCCCGGTACGTGCGCGACTACGGCGGCGGTCTCGTGGTGCTCGGCGGACCGGGAAGTCTCGGCGCCGCCTACCGCGGAACGCCGCTGGAAGCGATGCTCCCGGTGACGATGGGCGGGGGGAACAGATTCGGGAAGAGGGAGGCGCTGCCGTTGTGCATCGTCCTCCTCGTCGACAAGTCGGGGAGCATGGGCGAGGGGTTCGGGGGGAAGATGCTGGCCGCGCGGCGGGCCGTCGGGGAGCTGCTGACGCAGATGCAGTCGAACGACATGGTCGGGATCATCCCGTTCGACTCCTCCTATTCGGTCCTGGTGCCGCTGGGGCCCGTGGGAGACGACCGGGAACGCATCGTCAACCTCGTCCGCCGGCTCCAGACGGGCGGCGACACGCGTCTCGCAGGGCCCCTGGAGGAGGCGCTCCGGCAGTTCCAGGATTCCGCCTGCAGGGTGAAGCGCGTCATTCTCATCACCGACGGGATGACGAAAGACATCTCCGAGTACGACTACCGCGGCCTCATCGCCGACTACACGAGGAACGGCGTCGCCATATCCGCGATGGACATCGGGCGAAAGGACGGCAGCCATTTCCTGCGCGCGCTCGCGCTGGGGACGGGAGGCGACTACACGCACCTGGGGGACGTGGATGAACTCCCGCTCGCCCTCCTCCGGGACGCGCGGAAGTCGATGGTGGAATCCGGCCTCATCAGTGGATCCGTCGTGCCGAAGCTCGGCGGGAAGAGCGCCATCCTGGAGGAGATCCGTCGCGGCCAAATCCCGGAGGTCAGGGGCTACGTCATTCTGTCGGCCCGGCCCGGCGCCGACGTCGCCCTCTACAGCGATCTGCGGGGCGAAAAAGACCCGCTCCTCGCCTCGTGGCGATTCGGGAGGGGAAGGACGGTCGTCTGGGCCTCGGATGTCGAGGGGCGCTGGTCGGGCGGTTCGGGGGCGGCGGAAAGATCGGCGGGCTTCTGGGCGCGGGTGCTCCGTTGGGCGGGCCGCGCGAGGCGGTGA
- a CDS encoding PDZ domain-containing protein, which yields MAALCALLCLFASGVSARSVLEGLEIVEGDNGAVEILSVAPGSPAAQAGLQPGDRIISIGKTKVKRLDDYIALSKGLKRSAAGIAIGYLRAGAAHTADLSIHSNPLREKWGIPVAPWRESRASEEARGSGFWLDRARRELRETEARGDAARPEDHAKVILSFFTALDADPDSLETAVLIARQYGKLAGLYARREERGKAAWCLRRALQIYGNAVQKSGGIQELVLVKNGLGEMQEALAAMR from the coding sequence ATGGCGGCGCTGTGCGCCCTCCTGTGCCTGTTCGCCTCCGGCGTGTCCGCTCGCTCCGTCCTCGAGGGGCTGGAGATCGTCGAGGGGGATAACGGCGCCGTGGAAATCCTGAGCGTCGCCCCGGGGAGCCCGGCCGCGCAGGCGGGTCTCCAGCCCGGCGACCGGATCATTTCCATCGGGAAAACGAAGGTCAAACGCCTCGACGACTATATCGCCCTGTCGAAGGGGCTCAAACGCTCCGCCGCGGGGATCGCCATAGGGTATCTCCGCGCGGGGGCCGCACACACCGCCGACCTCTCGATCCATTCGAACCCGCTCCGGGAGAAGTGGGGCATCCCCGTGGCCCCGTGGAGGGAGTCGAGGGCTTCGGAAGAGGCGCGGGGCTCGGGGTTCTGGCTCGACCGGGCGCGGAGGGAGCTGCGGGAGACGGAGGCGCGCGGAGACGCGGCGAGGCCCGAGGATCACGCGAAGGTCATCCTCTCCTTCTTCACCGCCCTGGACGCCGACCCCGACTCGCTCGAGACCGCCGTGCTCATCGCGCGACAGTACGGGAAACTGGCGGGGCTCTATGCCCGGCGGGAAGAGAGGGGGAAGGCGGCTTGGTGCCTCCGGCGCGCCCTGCAGATATACGGGAATGCGGTCCAGAAGTCGGGGGGGATCCAGGAGCTCGTATTGGTGAAGAACGGCCTCGGCGAGATGCAGGAGGCGCTCGCGGCGATGCGCTGA